The Tropicibacter oceani DNA segment GCTGGCCGAAACCCACCGCCAGTTCGAAACCCGCACCGGCCACCGCATCCTTGAACGCTATGGCATGACCGAAACCAACATGAACACCTCGAACCCCTACGACGGCGAGCGCCGCGCAGGCACCGTGGGGCTGCCCCTGCCGGGGGTGCAGGTCAAGGTCTGCGACGATCAGGGCAACGAATTGCCAAGGGGCGAGATTGGCGTGCTCGAGGTGCGCGGCCCCAACGTCTTCAAGGGCTATTGGCAGATGCCCGAGAAAACCGCCGAAGAACTGCGCGCAAACGGGTTTTTCATTACCGGCGATCTCGCTACACAGGGGGCCGATGGCTATGTCACCATCGTCGGGCGCGGAAAGGACCTGATCATTTCGGGCGGCTACAACATCTATCCCAAGGAAATCGAAAGCCTGCTGGACGATCAGCCCGGCGTGCTGGAAAGCGCCGTGATCGGCGTGCCGCATCCCGATTTCGGCGAAAGCCCGGTTGCGGTTCTGGTCGCCGAAAAAGGCGCCGCCCCGGACCTGAGCCAGATCGAGGCCGCGATTACCAAGGCGCTGGCCCGTTTCAAGCACCCCAAACGGATCTTTGTCGTCGACGCCCTGCCCCGCAACACCATGGGCAAGGTGCAAAAGAACGTCCTTCGCGAGACCTATCAGTCCTTGTTCACCGGGGCCGCGCCATCGGGCTGAGGCGGGACAATCTCGCCGACCGACAACACCGGCGAGGCATCCAGCTTTTCCGCGTCCAGCATCGAGGCGACGCGTTCGAGGATCGCCACGGTCATTGCCTGCTCCCAATCCTCAAGCGCCTCGAATTGCTGGACATAGCGCTGTTGCAGGGCGTCGGGGGCGCCCTTGACCTTGTCCCGGCCCAGATCGGTCAGGTGCAGGTTGGTCTGCCTGCGGTCCACCTCTGACCGCTTGCGTTCCAGCATGCCGAATTTTTCCAGCTTCTTGATCAGCGCCGACACCGTCGCCTGCGTCACCCCCATGCGCATGGCGATTTCCGTCGGCGTGGCATGGCCCTGTTCCGCGACGATCTGAAGGACGCGCAATTGCACGGCCGTCAGCCCCGCCTCTTGCGCGAGGCGACGACCAAAAAGTTCGGTCGCGCGCATGATCCTGCGGATCGCAACAAGGCTTTCATCGGTACGGTCCATGGGTCCCTCCGGGCGTGGTTCGTCAATCTACTCCGGGAAATGGCGCGGCGACAAGCGCCGCAAAACTGCGTAAACCTAACCACTTTGACATCAACCTTGGCCACTTCCGGCTACTTCACTTAGCCCTACACAGTGAAAACCCGCAAAAATTCCCCCTTTTTTACAGAAAACTGGCAAAACCGCGCGCAGCGGGGAACCAATAACTGCTTCGCTGGTTGAAGTATCACCACGAACCATTATACTTAGTAAAGCGAAACAATAAGCGAGCCCCCAAGGTGACCACCCTTCACGACCTTTCCAACCCATCCACCCTGACCTTACGCAAACCCGTCCGCGAGGACGGCGCGGCCATCTGGGATCTGATCCGCAGCTGCAAGCCGCTGGATGAGAATTCGATGTATTGCAACCTGCTGCAGGCCGACCACTTTCGCGACACCTGCGTGGTGGCGCATCTGGATGGGCAGATCGTTGGCTGGGTCTCGGGCTACATCCTGCCGCATGACGACGACACCCTGTTCGTCTGGCAGGTCGCGGTGTCGGAACAGGCGCGCGGGCACGGCCTGGGTGGGCGCATGCTGGCCCACCTGCTAGAGCGCGAGGAATGCCGCGACGTGCATCGCCTGCAGACCACGATCACCAGGGACAACGATGCGTCGTGGGCGCTGTTCACCCGCTTTGCGCAAAAGCGCGGCGGACAGGTGGACGACCACGCCCATTTCACCCGCGACACGCATTTTCGCGGCGAACACGACACCGAACACATGGTGACGATCACCCTGCCCGCCGCCCTGCGCCGCGCGGCCTGACCCGCCATTTCCCGCAATTCAGTCACGGGACCGCCCCCCGGCGGCCCCGCGCACCCCCTTTATGACCGGAGCTTTCCATGACGACGACAACGAACCTGAGCATCTACACCCGCCGCGAATCCGAAGCCCGCAGCTATTGCCGCAGCTTTCCCACCAGCTTTCAGCGCGCCAAGGGGTCCGAACTGTGGGACGCCAAGGGCAACCGCTATATCGACTTTCTGGCCGGCTGTTCGTCTCTGAACTACGGCCACAACGATCCCGACATGCAGGCCGCCCTGATCGAGCATATCCAAAGCGATGGCATCACCCACGCGCTGGACATGCACACCGAGGCCAAAGGCGCCTTTCTGACCGCCTTCGAGGAGATCATCCTCAAACCGCGCGGCATGGACCACAAGGTGATGATGACCGGCCCGACCGGCACCAATGCCGTCGAGGCCGCGATCAAGCTGGCCCGCAAGGTGACCGGCCGCAAGAACATCATCAGCTTTACCAACGGCTTTCACGGCATGACGCTGGGCGCGCTGTCGTTGACCGGCAACGCCGGCAAACGCGCCGGTGCGGGCACCGATCTGGATGGCGTCACGCATATGCCGTTCGAGGGCAGCCTGGGCGATGTCGACACGCTGGCGCTGATCGAACAGATGCTGGCCAACCCCTCGTCGGGGATCGACGCCCCCGCCGCCTTCATCTTTGAACCGGTGCAGGGCGAAGGCGGGCTGAACGCCGCCTCGGACGCCTGGATGCAGGGCATCGCGCAGCTGGCCAAGGAACACGGCGCGCTGCTGATCGCCGACGACATTCAGGCCGGCTGCGGGCGCACCGGCAGCTTTTTCAGCTTCGAGAAGGCCGGGATCGACCCCGACCTGATCCCGATGGCGAAATCCTTTGGCGGCATGGGTCTGCCCTTTGCGGCCCTGCTGGTCAAACCCCGGCTGGATATCTGGAAGCCCGCCGAACACAACGGCACCTTTCGCGGCAACACCCATGCCTTTGTCACCGCCCGCGTGGCGCTGGAAAAGTTCTGGAAGACCGATGATTTCCAGCGCGACCTGGCCGAAAAGGCGCTGCAACTGACCAGCGGCCTGCAGGCCGTGGCCGACATGATCCCCGGCGCGACCCTGAAAGGGCGCGGTTTGATGCAGGGCGTCGACGTCGGCAGCGGTGATCTGGCGACCGAGATCTGCGCGCGCTGCTTTGACAAGGGGCTGATCATCGAAACCTCGGGCGCAGGCGACGAAGTCGTCAAGGTGCTGGCGCCGCTTACCACCTCTTCGGCGCTGCTGCGCGAAGGGCTGGTGATCCTGCTGGCCGCCACCGAGGAAACCACCAAAACAACACGCATGGCAGCGGAGTAACCCCAATGATTGTCCGTGATTTCAACAAGATCGTGAAAACCGACCCGGCCCGCGTCGTCTCAGACGCGCAGTGGACCAGCGTGCGCATGCTGCTGGCCGATGATGGCATGGGCTTTTCCTTCCACATCACCACCCTGCAGGCGGGGTCGGAACATACCTTTGAGTACAAGAACCACTTTGAAAGCGTGTACTGCATGCAGGGCAAGGGCTCGATCACCGATCTGTCCACGGGCGAGACGCACCAGATCACGCCCGGCGTCATGTACGCCCTGAACCTGCACGACCGTCACATCCTGCGCTCCGAAGAAGAGCTGGTCATGGCCTGCTGCTTCAACCCGCCGGTGACCGGCACCGAAGTGCACCGCGAAGATGGCTCCTATGCGGCCCCGGACGAGGGGTAAGACAGTGAAGGATTTCAACAACCATACCGTCGAAAAGATCGGCGGCACCTCGATGAGCCGCCTGCCCGACCTGCTGGACCCGCTGTTTCGCGCCGCTGATCCGGACTACAACCGTGTTTTTGTCGTCTCGGCCTTTGGCGGCATCACCGACCTGCTGCTGGAACACAAGAAAACCGGCGAACCCGGCGTCTATGCCCATTTCGCCGACCAGACCGAGGATCACGGCTGGCACGCCGCCCTGTCGCGCGTCGAAGAGGCGATGCGCAAGGCGCAGGACGCGGTGCTGACCCATCCCGCCGACCGCACCGAGGCGCGCGATTTCCTGCGCGAACGGCTCGAAGGCGCGCGCTCCTGCCTGATCGACCTGCAACGCCTGTGCTCCTACGGCCATTTCCGCCTGTCGGAACACATGGGCCTGACCCGCGAACTGCTGTCCGGTCTGGGCGAGGCGCATTCCGCCTTTGTCACCACGCTGCGCCTGCGCCGCACCGGAGTGAACGCCCGCTTTGTCGATCTGTCGGGCTGGCGCGACGACCGTGAACTGACGCTGGAACAACGCATCCGCGACGGGCTGAGCGACATCGACCTGACCCGTGAAATGCCCATCGTCACCGGCTATGCCCAGTGCACCGAAGGGCTGATGGCCGAATTCGACCGTGGCTATTCCGAGGTCACCTTCAGCCAGATCGCCGCCCTGTCAAAGGCGCGCGAGGCGATCATTCACAAGGAATTCCACCTGTCCTCGGCCGATCCGAAACTGGTGGGCACCGCGAATGTGCGCAAGCTGGGGCACACCAACTATGACGTCGCCGACCAGCTGGCCAACATGGGGATGGAGGCGATCCACCCCACCGCCGCCAAGGCGCTGCGCCAGTCGCAGGTGCCCCTGCGCATCACCAATGCCTTTGAACCGGACGACCCGGGCACCCTGATCGACGAGGCCGAGGCCCAGCAGGGCGTGGCCGAAATGGTCACCGGCCTAAAGGTGCACGCGCTGGAGTTGTTCGAACAGGACATGGTCGGCGTCAAAGGCTATGACGCCACCACGCTGGACCTGCTCAAACGCTTTGACATCCGCATCGTGTCGAAAACCTCGAACGCCAATACCATCACCCACTACGTCGACGCGCCGCTGGGCCGCGTGCGCCAGGTGGTGGCCGCGCTGAACAAGGTCTACCCAAGCGCCGAGGTCCACATCCGTTCCGCCGCCATCGTGTCGGTCATCGGCCGCGATCTGCGCGGGCTGCACGTGCTGGAACGCGGGCTGGCCTGCCTGCGCGAGGCCGGCATCGACGTGGTCAGCGCCCACCAGACCACGCGCACGGTCGACGCCCAGTTCGTCATCGCCCGTGACGATTTCGACGCCAGCGTCAAGGCGCTGCATGATCGCTTCATGGGCCGCGCCACCCGGCTGAAGTCCGCCGCCTGACGCGACCTTGCGACCAGACACCCACGCCCCGGTCCGCACAGACCGGGGCGTTTCTTGTGTGCTCGCGCCAATCTGCCCGCACTCCCCAAGTGATCCGCTGATTTCGCTGTGCTGAAGGCAGGATTTCTACTATAAATCACAGCGTTGAGGATGATGAAGGGCGCGTTTCGGCGTTTGTCGGAGCGCCAATTTGTACAAAGGGCTTGATCGAACTGTAATCGTCACCAAGCCTTTCCCTCGCGTGTGATTTAACTGGGGGACATCTTCATGACATCAGACAATTGGGGCGCACACACGCATGACGTGAGAGCGTTGGCTGCCGAGTATTGTCCGAGGCCACCGTCGGCGCACTCGGACAATACAGTTCGAGACTTTTTTGAATGAGCAGCGAGTGGGAAGCCTACAAGGCTGGCGTCAGGGGCGCAGCGCCTGCGCCTCATGAAGAGACCGAAGATTACGCGCGCTTTTCGGCGTGGTTCATGCCGGTCGCCTTCGGCCTGGCAGTCGCGCTGTGCTATTTCA contains these protein-coding regions:
- a CDS encoding MarR family winged helix-turn-helix transcriptional regulator: MDRTDESLVAIRRIMRATELFGRRLAQEAGLTAVQLRVLQIVAEQGHATPTEIAMRMGVTQATVSALIKKLEKFGMLERKRSEVDRRQTNLHLTDLGRDKVKGAPDALQQRYVQQFEALEDWEQAMTVAILERVASMLDAEKLDASPVLSVGEIVPPQPDGAAPVNKD
- the ectA gene encoding diaminobutyrate acetyltransferase translates to MTTLHDLSNPSTLTLRKPVREDGAAIWDLIRSCKPLDENSMYCNLLQADHFRDTCVVAHLDGQIVGWVSGYILPHDDDTLFVWQVAVSEQARGHGLGGRMLAHLLEREECRDVHRLQTTITRDNDASWALFTRFAQKRGGQVDDHAHFTRDTHFRGEHDTEHMVTITLPAALRRAA
- the ectB gene encoding diaminobutyrate--2-oxoglutarate transaminase, which produces MTTTTNLSIYTRRESEARSYCRSFPTSFQRAKGSELWDAKGNRYIDFLAGCSSLNYGHNDPDMQAALIEHIQSDGITHALDMHTEAKGAFLTAFEEIILKPRGMDHKVMMTGPTGTNAVEAAIKLARKVTGRKNIISFTNGFHGMTLGALSLTGNAGKRAGAGTDLDGVTHMPFEGSLGDVDTLALIEQMLANPSSGIDAPAAFIFEPVQGEGGLNAASDAWMQGIAQLAKEHGALLIADDIQAGCGRTGSFFSFEKAGIDPDLIPMAKSFGGMGLPFAALLVKPRLDIWKPAEHNGTFRGNTHAFVTARVALEKFWKTDDFQRDLAEKALQLTSGLQAVADMIPGATLKGRGLMQGVDVGSGDLATEICARCFDKGLIIETSGAGDEVVKVLAPLTTSSALLREGLVILLAATEETTKTTRMAAE
- a CDS encoding ectoine synthase; the encoded protein is MIVRDFNKIVKTDPARVVSDAQWTSVRMLLADDGMGFSFHITTLQAGSEHTFEYKNHFESVYCMQGKGSITDLSTGETHQITPGVMYALNLHDRHILRSEEELVMACCFNPPVTGTEVHREDGSYAAPDEG
- a CDS encoding aspartate kinase, which gives rise to MKDFNNHTVEKIGGTSMSRLPDLLDPLFRAADPDYNRVFVVSAFGGITDLLLEHKKTGEPGVYAHFADQTEDHGWHAALSRVEEAMRKAQDAVLTHPADRTEARDFLRERLEGARSCLIDLQRLCSYGHFRLSEHMGLTRELLSGLGEAHSAFVTTLRLRRTGVNARFVDLSGWRDDRELTLEQRIRDGLSDIDLTREMPIVTGYAQCTEGLMAEFDRGYSEVTFSQIAALSKAREAIIHKEFHLSSADPKLVGTANVRKLGHTNYDVADQLANMGMEAIHPTAAKALRQSQVPLRITNAFEPDDPGTLIDEAEAQQGVAEMVTGLKVHALELFEQDMVGVKGYDATTLDLLKRFDIRIVSKTSNANTITHYVDAPLGRVRQVVAALNKVYPSAEVHIRSAAIVSVIGRDLRGLHVLERGLACLREAGIDVVSAHQTTRTVDAQFVIARDDFDASVKALHDRFMGRATRLKSAA